In Pontibaca methylaminivorans, the genomic window GAAACCGGCGGCTGTCCGCATACGGCGATCCGCGAGGACATTTCCATCAATCTGGCGGCGGTGCAGCGGCTCGAGGCCGAATTTCCCGAACTCGATCTGATCCTGATCGAGTCGGGGGGCGACAACCTTGCTGCGACCTTCAGTCCGGAACTGGCCGATATCACGATCTATGTGATCGATGTTGCCTGCGGCGAGGAAATTCCGCGCAAGGGCGGCCCCGGTATCACCCGCTCGGATCTTCTGGTGATCAACAAGACCGACCTCGCGCCGATGGTAGGTGCGGATCTTGGTGTCATGGAGCGGGATTCGGCGCATATGCGCCGCGACCGGCCCTTTGTCTTTTCCAACATGAAAAGCGGCGATGGTGTGGGACAGATCGTCGATTTCCT contains:
- the ureG gene encoding urease accessory protein UreG: ETGGCPHTAIREDISINLAAVQRLEAEFPELDLILIESGGDNLAATFSPELADITIYVIDVACGEEIPRKGGPGITRSDLLVINKTDLAPMVGADLGVMERDSAHMRRDRPFVFSNMKSGDGVGQIVDFLLENGGLPARPD